The following proteins are encoded in a genomic region of Neomonachus schauinslandi chromosome 7, ASM220157v2, whole genome shotgun sequence:
- the CD74 gene encoding HLA class II histocompatibility antigen gamma chain isoform X1: protein MEDQRDLISNHEQLPMLGQRPSAPESKCSRGAMYTGFSVLVALLLAGQATTAYFLYQQQGRLDKLTVTSQNLQLENLRMKLPKSPKPLNKMRVATPMMMQTLPMPGLLQGPMQNATKYGNMTQDHVMHMLLEADPLKVYPKLKGNFPENLKHLKSTMGPLDWKVFESWIYQWLLFEMSKNSLENKPEVPLRVPTKCQEEVSRIPAVHPGTFRPQCDENGHYKPLQCYGSTGYCWCVFPNGTEVPHTRSHGHHNCSEPLDMEDLSSGLGLTKQDLGHAGV, encoded by the exons ATGGAAGACCAGCGCGACCTCATCTCCAACCATGAGCAGCTGCCCATGCTCGGCCAGCGCCCCAGCGCCCCAGAGAG CAAGTGCAGCCGAGGAGCTATGTACACAGGCTTTTCTGTCCTGGTGGCTCTGCTCCTGGCTGGCCAGGCCACCACCGCCTACTTCCTGTACCAGCAGCAGGGCCGGCTGGACAAGCTGACGGTCACCTCCCAGAACCTGCAGCTGGAGAACCTGCGCATGAAGCTCCCCAAGT CTCCCAAGCCTTTGAACAAGATGAGGGTTGCCACCCCCATGATGATGCAGACGCTGCCCATGCCAGGCCTGCTCCAGGGG cCCATGCAGAACGCCACCAAGTACGGCAACATGACACAGGATCACGTGATGCACATGCTTCTG GAGGCTGACCCCCTGAAGGTGTACCCGAAGCTCAAGGGGAACTTCCCAGAGAACCTGAAACACCTTAAGAGCACCATGGGGCCGCTGGACTGGAAG GTCTTCGAGAGCTGGATCTATCAGTGGCTCCTGTTTGAAATGAGCAAGAACTCCCTGGAGAATAAGCCCGAGGTTCCACTAAGAG TACCGACCAAGTGCCAGGAAGAGGTCAGCCGCATCCCCGCCGTCCACCCTGGCACGTTCAGGCCCCAGTGTGATGAGAACGGCCACTATAAGCCGCTCCAGTGCTATGGGAGCACCGGCTATTGCTGGTGCGTCTTCCCCAACGGCACCGAGGTGCCCCACACCAGGAGCCACGGGCACCATAACTGCAGTG AGCCACTGGACATGGAAGACCTGTCATCCGGGCTGGGTCTGACCAAGCAGGACCTGGGCCACG CGGGCGTATGA
- the CD74 gene encoding HLA class II histocompatibility antigen gamma chain isoform X2, producing the protein MEDQRDLISNHEQLPMLGQRPSAPESKCSRGAMYTGFSVLVALLLAGQATTAYFLYQQQGRLDKLTVTSQNLQLENLRMKLPKSPKPLNKMRVATPMMMQTLPMPGLLQGPMQNATKYGNMTQDHVMHMLLEADPLKVYPKLKGNFPENLKHLKSTMGPLDWKVFESWIYQWLLFEMSKNSLENKPEVPLREPLDMEDLSSGLGLTKQDLGHAGV; encoded by the exons ATGGAAGACCAGCGCGACCTCATCTCCAACCATGAGCAGCTGCCCATGCTCGGCCAGCGCCCCAGCGCCCCAGAGAG CAAGTGCAGCCGAGGAGCTATGTACACAGGCTTTTCTGTCCTGGTGGCTCTGCTCCTGGCTGGCCAGGCCACCACCGCCTACTTCCTGTACCAGCAGCAGGGCCGGCTGGACAAGCTGACGGTCACCTCCCAGAACCTGCAGCTGGAGAACCTGCGCATGAAGCTCCCCAAGT CTCCCAAGCCTTTGAACAAGATGAGGGTTGCCACCCCCATGATGATGCAGACGCTGCCCATGCCAGGCCTGCTCCAGGGG cCCATGCAGAACGCCACCAAGTACGGCAACATGACACAGGATCACGTGATGCACATGCTTCTG GAGGCTGACCCCCTGAAGGTGTACCCGAAGCTCAAGGGGAACTTCCCAGAGAACCTGAAACACCTTAAGAGCACCATGGGGCCGCTGGACTGGAAG GTCTTCGAGAGCTGGATCTATCAGTGGCTCCTGTTTGAAATGAGCAAGAACTCCCTGGAGAATAAGCCCGAGGTTCCACTAAGAG AGCCACTGGACATGGAAGACCTGTCATCCGGGCTGGGTCTGACCAAGCAGGACCTGGGCCACG CGGGCGTATGA